The following are encoded together in the Mesoplodon densirostris isolate mMesDen1 chromosome 2, mMesDen1 primary haplotype, whole genome shotgun sequence genome:
- the CHTOP gene encoding chromatin target of PRMT1 protein isoform X2 has product MAAQSAPKVVLKSTTKMSLNERFTNMLKNKQPMPVNIRASMQQQQQLASARNRRLAQQMENRPSVQAALKLKQTLYASPDSGCGRICPSCGWASGGRCHATSLKQRLGKSNIQARLGRPIGALARGAIGGRGLPIIQRGLPRGGLRGGRATRTLLRGGMSLRGQNLLRGGRAVAPRMGLRRGGVRGRGGPGRGGLGRGAMGRGGIGGRGRGMIGRGRGGFGGRGRGRGRGRGALARPVLTKEQLDNQLDAYMSKTKGHLDAELDAYMAQTDPETND; this is encoded by the exons ATGGCTGCACAGTCAGCGCCGAAAGTTGTGCTAAAAAGCACCACCAAGATGTCTCTAAATGAGCG CTTTACTAATATGCTGAAGAACAAACAGCCGATGCCAGTGAATATTCGGGCTTCGATGCAGCAACAACAGCAGCTAGCCAGTGCCAGAAACAGAAGACTGGCCCAGCAGATGGAGAATAGACCCTCTGTCCAGGCAGCATTAAAACTTAAGCAG ACTTTATATGCAAGTCCGGACAGTGGCTGTGGAAGGATATGTCCAAGCTGTGGCTGGGCGTCTGGAGGGCGGTGCCATGCAACT AGCTTAAAGCAGCGTCTGGGTAAGAGTAACATCCAGGCACGGTTAGGCCGACCAATAGGGGCCCTGGCCAGGGGAGCAATCGGAGGACGAGGCCTGCCCATTATCCAGAGAGGCTTGCCCAGAGGAGGACTCCGTGGGGGACGTGCCACAAGAACCCTACTTAGGGGCGGGATGTCGCTCCGAG GTCAAAACCTGCTCCGAGGTGGACGAGCCGTAGCTCCCCGAATGGGCTTAAGAAGAGGTGGTGTTCGAGGTCGTGGAGGTCCTGGGAGAGGGGGCCTAGGGCGTGGAGCTATGGGTCGTGGCGGAATCGGTGGTAGAG GTCGGGGTATGATAGGTCGGGGAAGAGGGGGCTTTGGAGGCAGAGGACGAGGCCGTGGACGAGGGAGAGGTGCCCTTGCTCGCCCTGTACTGACCAAGGAGCAGCTGGACAACCAACTGGATGCGTACATGTCAAAAACGAAAGGACACCTGGATGCTGAGTTGGATGCCTACATGGCTCAGACAGATCCCGAAACCAATGATTGA
- the CHTOP gene encoding chromatin target of PRMT1 protein isoform X1, producing MAAQSAPKVVLKSTTKMSLNERFTNMLKNKQPMPVNIRASMQQQQQLASARNRRLAQQMENRPSVQAALKLKQTLYASPDSGCGRICPSCGWASGGRCHATKSLKQRLGKSNIQARLGRPIGALARGAIGGRGLPIIQRGLPRGGLRGGRATRTLLRGGMSLRGQNLLRGGRAVAPRMGLRRGGVRGRGGPGRGGLGRGAMGRGGIGGRGRGMIGRGRGGFGGRGRGRGRGRGALARPVLTKEQLDNQLDAYMSKTKGHLDAELDAYMAQTDPETND from the exons ATGGCTGCACAGTCAGCGCCGAAAGTTGTGCTAAAAAGCACCACCAAGATGTCTCTAAATGAGCG CTTTACTAATATGCTGAAGAACAAACAGCCGATGCCAGTGAATATTCGGGCTTCGATGCAGCAACAACAGCAGCTAGCCAGTGCCAGAAACAGAAGACTGGCCCAGCAGATGGAGAATAGACCCTCTGTCCAGGCAGCATTAAAACTTAAGCAG ACTTTATATGCAAGTCCGGACAGTGGCTGTGGAAGGATATGTCCAAGCTGTGGCTGGGCGTCTGGAGGGCGGTGCCATGCAACT AAGAGCTTAAAGCAGCGTCTGGGTAAGAGTAACATCCAGGCACGGTTAGGCCGACCAATAGGGGCCCTGGCCAGGGGAGCAATCGGAGGACGAGGCCTGCCCATTATCCAGAGAGGCTTGCCCAGAGGAGGACTCCGTGGGGGACGTGCCACAAGAACCCTACTTAGGGGCGGGATGTCGCTCCGAG GTCAAAACCTGCTCCGAGGTGGACGAGCCGTAGCTCCCCGAATGGGCTTAAGAAGAGGTGGTGTTCGAGGTCGTGGAGGTCCTGGGAGAGGGGGCCTAGGGCGTGGAGCTATGGGTCGTGGCGGAATCGGTGGTAGAG GTCGGGGTATGATAGGTCGGGGAAGAGGGGGCTTTGGAGGCAGAGGACGAGGCCGTGGACGAGGGAGAGGTGCCCTTGCTCGCCCTGTACTGACCAAGGAGCAGCTGGACAACCAACTGGATGCGTACATGTCAAAAACGAAAGGACACCTGGATGCTGAGTTGGATGCCTACATGGCTCAGACAGATCCCGAAACCAATGATTGA
- the CHTOP gene encoding chromatin target of PRMT1 protein isoform X4, protein MAAQSAPKVVLKSTTKMSLNERFTNMLKNKQPMPVNIRASMQQQQQLASARNRRLAQQMENRPSVQAALKLKQSLKQRLGKSNIQARLGRPIGALARGAIGGRGLPIIQRGLPRGGLRGGRATRTLLRGGMSLRGQNLLRGGRAVAPRMGLRRGGVRGRGGPGRGGLGRGAMGRGGIGGRGRGMIGRGRGGFGGRGRGRGRGRGALARPVLTKEQLDNQLDAYMSKTKGHLDAELDAYMAQTDPETND, encoded by the exons ATGGCTGCACAGTCAGCGCCGAAAGTTGTGCTAAAAAGCACCACCAAGATGTCTCTAAATGAGCG CTTTACTAATATGCTGAAGAACAAACAGCCGATGCCAGTGAATATTCGGGCTTCGATGCAGCAACAACAGCAGCTAGCCAGTGCCAGAAACAGAAGACTGGCCCAGCAGATGGAGAATAGACCCTCTGTCCAGGCAGCATTAAAACTTAAGCAG AGCTTAAAGCAGCGTCTGGGTAAGAGTAACATCCAGGCACGGTTAGGCCGACCAATAGGGGCCCTGGCCAGGGGAGCAATCGGAGGACGAGGCCTGCCCATTATCCAGAGAGGCTTGCCCAGAGGAGGACTCCGTGGGGGACGTGCCACAAGAACCCTACTTAGGGGCGGGATGTCGCTCCGAG GTCAAAACCTGCTCCGAGGTGGACGAGCCGTAGCTCCCCGAATGGGCTTAAGAAGAGGTGGTGTTCGAGGTCGTGGAGGTCCTGGGAGAGGGGGCCTAGGGCGTGGAGCTATGGGTCGTGGCGGAATCGGTGGTAGAG GTCGGGGTATGATAGGTCGGGGAAGAGGGGGCTTTGGAGGCAGAGGACGAGGCCGTGGACGAGGGAGAGGTGCCCTTGCTCGCCCTGTACTGACCAAGGAGCAGCTGGACAACCAACTGGATGCGTACATGTCAAAAACGAAAGGACACCTGGATGCTGAGTTGGATGCCTACATGGCTCAGACAGATCCCGAAACCAATGATTGA
- the CHTOP gene encoding chromatin target of PRMT1 protein isoform X3 — MAAQSAPKVVLKSTTKMSLNERFTNMLKNKQPMPVNIRASMQQQQQLASARNRRLAQQMENRPSVQAALKLKQKSLKQRLGKSNIQARLGRPIGALARGAIGGRGLPIIQRGLPRGGLRGGRATRTLLRGGMSLRGQNLLRGGRAVAPRMGLRRGGVRGRGGPGRGGLGRGAMGRGGIGGRGRGMIGRGRGGFGGRGRGRGRGRGALARPVLTKEQLDNQLDAYMSKTKGHLDAELDAYMAQTDPETND, encoded by the exons ATGGCTGCACAGTCAGCGCCGAAAGTTGTGCTAAAAAGCACCACCAAGATGTCTCTAAATGAGCG CTTTACTAATATGCTGAAGAACAAACAGCCGATGCCAGTGAATATTCGGGCTTCGATGCAGCAACAACAGCAGCTAGCCAGTGCCAGAAACAGAAGACTGGCCCAGCAGATGGAGAATAGACCCTCTGTCCAGGCAGCATTAAAACTTAAGCAG AAGAGCTTAAAGCAGCGTCTGGGTAAGAGTAACATCCAGGCACGGTTAGGCCGACCAATAGGGGCCCTGGCCAGGGGAGCAATCGGAGGACGAGGCCTGCCCATTATCCAGAGAGGCTTGCCCAGAGGAGGACTCCGTGGGGGACGTGCCACAAGAACCCTACTTAGGGGCGGGATGTCGCTCCGAG GTCAAAACCTGCTCCGAGGTGGACGAGCCGTAGCTCCCCGAATGGGCTTAAGAAGAGGTGGTGTTCGAGGTCGTGGAGGTCCTGGGAGAGGGGGCCTAGGGCGTGGAGCTATGGGTCGTGGCGGAATCGGTGGTAGAG GTCGGGGTATGATAGGTCGGGGAAGAGGGGGCTTTGGAGGCAGAGGACGAGGCCGTGGACGAGGGAGAGGTGCCCTTGCTCGCCCTGTACTGACCAAGGAGCAGCTGGACAACCAACTGGATGCGTACATGTCAAAAACGAAAGGACACCTGGATGCTGAGTTGGATGCCTACATGGCTCAGACAGATCCCGAAACCAATGATTGA